The stretch of DNA GATCACTTCCAGGGCGTCGACCTCTTCGTTGATCCGCATCGCACCGATCTGAGCGGTGGCGCCCGCTCCGATGGTGGCCGATAACGCAACCGAGGTGGTTCCGGGCACGATTAGCCGGACATTGAAGAACGCCGACGCGAATCCGGTCAGGGCTTCCACACCGACGGACGCCAATTGGTTGTAGCCCTGCACCGCCACCAACGCGCCGGTGGTCATCGTGAGAAAGCCGACGATGGCGACGGTTCCGCCGACCACCGCAAGCGCGCCGGTACCCAACCCCATCTGGGCGATCAACCGCAGCAACTCGGTCCGGTAATTGATGACGGCATCGGGAATCGCCCCAAGCGTCTTGGCGTAGAACCGGGTCTGCGCGCCGATCCTCATCCAACCGGCGACCATGTTGTTCTTGGTGCGCCGCAGCCGCGCGTGTGGCTTGCTGGGAACGGTAGCGGTCATGGGGCCACCTCAGGACACCGTGAACTGGATGCCGACGGCGGTCACGATCACGTTGATCGCGAACAACACCATGAACGTGAACACCACGGTCTCGTTGACCGCGTTGCCGACACCGGCCGGGCCGCCGCCGACCGAGATGCCCTTGTAGCAGGCGATCAGCCCTGCCCCGAGCCCGAACAGCATCGCCTTGACCATCGAGACGACGACGTCGGCGGTGCCGGTGAGCAGCGTCAGACCAGCCACGAATGCACCCGCCGAAACATGCTGGATGAACACGCAGAAGAAGAACGCGCCGCTGAGACCGACCAGGATCACCGTCGCCGACAGCGCCAACGAAACGGTGGTAGCAGCCAGCACGCGCGGAACGACCAGCGCCTGGATGGGATTGATCCCCATCACCCGCAGCGCATCGAGTTCGTCCCGAATGGTCCGTGCCCCCAGATCGGCGCACATTGCCGTAGCGCCTGCGCCCGAGACGACCAGCACGGTCACGATTGGGCCGATCTGATTCACGGTTCCGATGGCGGCGCCGGTCCCGGAGAAATCCGCAGCGCCGAACTCGGTCAACAGGATGTTGAAGGTGAACACCAGCAACACCGAGTACGGCATGGTCAACATCAACGCCGGCAGCACCGACACACGCGCCACGAACCATGACTGAAGGACGTACTCATGCCAGGCGAAAGGCGGCTTGAACAGCTGGACCAACGTATCCAGCGACATCGCAAAAAAGCCGCCGAGCGCACGGACCGGCTTGGTTGCGGCATACGTCGACGCCATTAGACCCGCCCCCGCGATGCGGTCATCAGGTCTCCCCCAGTCGCCCGCAGCTGGGAATATACACACGGTCGGCCGTCGGCATGGCGGAAACCGTATCGAGACGATCAATATTGTGACTGCTCCACCACGAGGGATTAAGGGTCCCTCGTCAGAGTCACATCCGGGCGACGCGGCAAACGCCGATTAATTGATCTGCACAGTACCTAAACTTGCGTCCGCGTCAATCCCGAATCGCGGTCGTTTCAGCGGTCCCGGTACTCACCCTCGGAAGTGTCTGGCTGGCAAGAGTTTTCGCGAGCGCGCAATTCGACCCGCCGGATCTTGCCCGAGGTCGGCTTCGGTAGCTCCATGACCTCGATGCGCCGGATGTGCTGATAGAGAACCAATCCGCGAAGAGTGGAGGCAAAGATCGCGCCGGCGGTGGCCTCGCCCGTGCAGACCCAAACGCCTTGCCATGTCGGTCTGACCATTTTAATGTCATCCCCGTGAACTCCATCGCCCCGGGCAGATTCAGCTACAAGTCGGCCGACGGCCGGCAGCTTGCCGCCTATCGCTGGGACGCTCAAGAAGGGCATGCGCCCTCGGGTGTCGTGGTGCTGTTCCACGGCATGGGTGAGCACATCCGCCGGTACGACCACGTCGCCGAGGCGCTCGCCTCTGCGGGTTATGTGGTGTACGGGCACGATCACCGAGGCCACGGTGCCTCGCTGGCCGCCGACGACGAACCCGGGCACCTCGGGACCGATGGATGGGCCGCCTTGGTCGATGATCTGGGTCTAGCGATCGCCACAGCGAAATCTGACCAACCCGGCGCGTCGGTTGCGGTAGTCGCGCACAGCATGGGTTCCTTTGCAACTCAACAGTTTTTGCTCGATCACGGCCGGGACGTCGACGCGGTCGCGCTTATTGGGACCGCCGCCCTCGACCTCCTTGAGCCGGCCTTGGATTTCACGCGCGATCTGGACCTTTCCGCATTCAACGCCGCGTTTGCGCCTGCGCGCACGGATTTTGACTGGCTCTCGCGGGACGGCGCGATGGTCGACGCCTATCTCGCCGATCCGCTCTGCGGCTTCGGCATCGACGCCGCGTCCGCCATCGCCATGTTCACTGGTGCCCGCCGGCTTGCCGATCCTGCCGAGTTGGCGAGCATGCCGCACGAGCTGCCGCTGTACATTGCGGTCGGCTCAAAGGATCCCGTTAACGCCGATCTCGTGCTGCTGTGGCCGTTGGTTGACCGGTACCGTGCCGCAGGTCTTTCCAATGTCAGCGTTCGGGTATACGACGACGGGCGACACGAGATCCTCAACGAGATCAACCGCGCACAGGTGATTGGGGACCTTGTGCAGTGGTTGCAGCAAGTAACGACGCTCCGTGATGCACGAATCACAAGGGGCACATCATGATTGACGAGAACCTTCTCAGAAGTAGCGCGGGAACTTCCCGTAGTCCGGGTCGCGTTTCTGCAGGAATGCGTCGCGACCTTCGATCGCCTCGTCGGTCATGTAGGCCAATCGCGTTGCCTCGCCTGCGAAGAGCTGCTGGCCGACCAGGCCGTCGTCAGCCAGGTTGAACGTGTACTTGAGCATCCGGATCGCCTGCGGCGACTTACCGTTGATCGCCGCCGCCCACTCAAGCCCGACGGTCTCGAGATCCGCATGCTCGACCACCTCGTTGACCGCGCCCATCGCATGCATCTGATCGGCGGTATAGGGCCTGCCGAGAAAGAAGATCTCGCGGGCGAACTTCTGCCCGACCTGCTTCGCCAAATACGCACTGCCAAAACCACCGTCGAAGCTGCCGACGTCGGCATCGGTCTGCTTGAACCGCGCATGCTGACGACTGGCTAGCGTCAAGTCACACGTCGCGTGCAAACTGTGCCCACCGCCGGCGGCCCAGCCGCTGACCAAACAGATCACCACTTTGGGCATAAACCGGATCAGCCGCTGCACCTCCAGAATGTGCAACCGACCCGCACGGGCGACGTCAACCGTGTCGGCGGTCTCGCCGGCAGCGTATTGATAACCACTACGGCCGCGGATGCGCTGATCTCCCCCCGAACAAAACGCCCACACACCGTCCTTGGGGCTTGGCCCGTTTCCGGTCAACAGGATCACCCCCACCTCGGGCCACATCCGCGCGTGGTCAAGCACCCGGTACAGTTCGTCGACGCCGTGCGGCCGAAATGCATTGCGCACATGCGGCCGGTTGAACGCAACGCGTGCTGTCGGCTGCAACGCACCGTCGGCGACGTGGCGGTGATAAGTGATGTCGGTCAGGTCGTCAAAGCCTGCCACCGGCTCCCACACAGCCGGGTCAAAAGGGTTGTCGCTCACAGAGGACGGCCGTGTCGCCGTGAACCCCTGCCCGTTTCCTCCATGTACAAGGCGATCGCTTCGGACCGGTTGATCGCACCGATCTTGCGCAGGATCCGCTTCACGTGTGTCTTGACGGTTTCCACAGTGATGACAAGTTCTTCGGCGATGTCGGCGTTGGACGCCCCCAACACCAGCATTCCGAAGACCTGCCGTTCCCGCTCGGACAGCGACGCGGCCAACGCGGAATCTGACGACATGATCGGTGGCTCGACCGCATCGTCGTGCTCGATATCGAGGCTGATCGCCGCTGCGGCGATACGGTCGGCCTCCTCGGTTAGTCGCGCCGCCGCACGCGCGATCGATGTCCGCTGCTGGTGCACCCGTTCGGTGTTGAGCATCCGCTCGTGAAGCAGCGAGTACGCCGACGCGAACGCGTCGAGCACGTCGATGTCTGCCGGGGAGACGCATTGGTCGCTGCGGCTGACGTGGATCAGGGCGACGACTCGCGATTCGGCAATGACGGGTGCGACAAGGTAGCTCGCGGAGTTGAGCAACTCGCGGTAGCCCGGCGAGCCGGCCACGCCGTCCGCGTCGGTCCTGATGGTGTCGCGCAGGCGAATGCACTCCCGCTCAGCCGCGCAGTG from Mycobacterium sp. JS623 encodes:
- a CDS encoding MlaE family ABC transporter permease — its product is MASTYAATKPVRALGGFFAMSLDTLVQLFKPPFAWHEYVLQSWFVARVSVLPALMLTMPYSVLLVFTFNILLTEFGAADFSGTGAAIGTVNQIGPIVTVLVVSGAGATAMCADLGARTIRDELDALRVMGINPIQALVVPRVLAATTVSLALSATVILVGLSGAFFFCVFIQHVSAGAFVAGLTLLTGTADVVVSMVKAMLFGLGAGLIACYKGISVGGGPAGVGNAVNETVVFTFMVLFAINVIVTAVGIQFTVS
- a CDS encoding ABC transporter permease, producing MTATVPSKPHARLRRTKNNMVAGWMRIGAQTRFYAKTLGAIPDAVINYRTELLRLIAQMGLGTGALAVVGGTVAIVGFLTMTTGALVAVQGYNQLASVGVEALTGFASAFFNVRLIVPGTTSVALSATIGAGATAQIGAMRINEEVDALEVIGIRSVTYLASTRVLAGVIVVIPLYCVAVMMAFLAARLGTTTIYGQGSGVYDHYFDTFLNPTDLIWSFFQCVAMTVVIMLVHTYYGYTASGGPAGVGEAVGRAVRTSMVIAAVEIAMISLAVYGQSGNFNLAG
- a CDS encoding alpha/beta fold hydrolase; translated protein: MNSIAPGRFSYKSADGRQLAAYRWDAQEGHAPSGVVVLFHGMGEHIRRYDHVAEALASAGYVVYGHDHRGHGASLAADDEPGHLGTDGWAALVDDLGLAIATAKSDQPGASVAVVAHSMGSFATQQFLLDHGRDVDAVALIGTAALDLLEPALDFTRDLDLSAFNAAFAPARTDFDWLSRDGAMVDAYLADPLCGFGIDAASAIAMFTGARRLADPAELASMPHELPLYIAVGSKDPVNADLVLLWPLVDRYRAAGLSNVSVRVYDDGRHEILNEINRAQVIGDLVQWLQQVTTLRDARITRGTS
- a CDS encoding LuxR C-terminal-related transcriptional regulator encodes the protein MNTRVIIATLNELDRQLCSAFGIARSGDATTLDEAIAMSAATTDRLLATERGDVTSSPPEHSSLTPFLRAQVEARELRSGGRTGVVRSLTEGVRRMKKAGSLQGLGRQACSELCDALGFEHAFLSFVEEDGFVVEESDHGLGGPTVIPRRHCAAERECIRLRDTIRTDADGVAGSPGYRELLNSASYLVAPVIAESRVVALIHVSRSDQCVSPADIDVLDAFASAYSLLHERMLNTERVHQQRTSIARAAARLTEEADRIAAAAISLDIEHDDAVEPPIMSSDSALAASLSERERQVFGMLVLGASNADIAEELVITVETVKTHVKRILRKIGAINRSEAIALYMEETGRGSRRHGRPL
- a CDS encoding 1,4-dihydroxy-2-naphthoyl-CoA synthase, with product MSDNPFDPAVWEPVAGFDDLTDITYHRHVADGALQPTARVAFNRPHVRNAFRPHGVDELYRVLDHARMWPEVGVILLTGNGPSPKDGVWAFCSGGDQRIRGRSGYQYAAGETADTVDVARAGRLHILEVQRLIRFMPKVVICLVSGWAAGGGHSLHATCDLTLASRQHARFKQTDADVGSFDGGFGSAYLAKQVGQKFAREIFFLGRPYTADQMHAMGAVNEVVEHADLETVGLEWAAAINGKSPQAIRMLKYTFNLADDGLVGQQLFAGEATRLAYMTDEAIEGRDAFLQKRDPDYGKFPRYF